In Paraburkholderia sp. BL10I2N1, a single genomic region encodes these proteins:
- a CDS encoding type II secretory pathway protein has protein sequence MRFAYLKTAIAAAAFLAIAGCAVTQQDVNNSYDGAHKTINDAIAGGVRAMPLVEDVPTAFLGDRLVPVAYEATLPAVFREKSVTLPANLGIKQIANLVSNATGYPVHLSPDVFVPRDSLIPREPTGDGKGSGTPGAGAQKKTFEEPVYAQAFTGKVGAYLRGMTDDLGLDWSFDGSTITISRFVTRMYQIAAIPGKVSIKSTMSKGMDTSTGNQASGSGSSGGNTGSFSAITSTGREGDFDQIKAIGDELEKLRSPMGRVHVNPQSRLVMIYDTKEAADRMGNVLKHENAISTRQVAIRVRTLQIALNKGSQAGVNADVVFTSIQGGLAKYAISFTSPTPLSSGGGSVGVSVLRPDAPFSGTNAVMNALNAYGRTVQDNTLTKMTLNGLPVSVASFQSDDYLRQTTASAGSLTATSGGVPGLTPGTVTTGDFVNVLPSVNDHNQIVLAYWADSSKLNGPFTSASVGSGQTQQQIQLAHTIGSKDDQTVALADGQTIVLYGAMTDHSDSTTNAGIGGVTGTWNKAKTFQVIMLTATVVPSM, from the coding sequence ATGCGCTTTGCTTATCTGAAAACAGCGATCGCCGCTGCCGCTTTTCTGGCCATTGCAGGTTGCGCGGTCACCCAGCAGGACGTGAACAACAGTTACGACGGCGCGCACAAGACAATCAATGATGCGATCGCCGGCGGAGTCAGGGCGATGCCCCTCGTTGAAGACGTGCCGACCGCGTTTCTCGGTGACCGGCTGGTGCCGGTCGCCTATGAAGCGACCCTGCCCGCAGTATTCCGCGAGAAGTCAGTCACGCTGCCTGCAAACCTTGGCATCAAGCAGATCGCAAATCTCGTTTCGAATGCGACCGGCTATCCCGTGCACCTGAGCCCTGACGTGTTCGTGCCGCGCGACTCGCTGATTCCGCGTGAGCCGACTGGAGACGGTAAGGGGAGCGGCACGCCCGGCGCCGGCGCGCAGAAAAAGACCTTCGAAGAGCCTGTGTACGCCCAGGCCTTTACCGGCAAGGTCGGTGCCTATCTGCGAGGGATGACGGATGACCTGGGGCTGGACTGGTCATTCGATGGCTCGACGATCACCATTTCGCGCTTCGTGACCCGCATGTACCAGATTGCGGCGATCCCCGGAAAGGTGTCGATCAAGTCGACCATGTCAAAGGGTATGGACACTTCGACCGGCAATCAGGCGAGCGGTAGCGGCAGTTCGGGTGGCAACACCGGGTCGTTCTCCGCGATCACGTCGACGGGGCGCGAGGGCGATTTTGACCAGATCAAAGCCATTGGCGACGAGCTCGAGAAACTGCGCTCGCCAATGGGGCGCGTACACGTCAATCCGCAAAGCCGCCTCGTGATGATTTATGACACGAAGGAAGCGGCCGACCGGATGGGCAATGTGCTGAAGCACGAAAACGCGATCTCGACGCGACAGGTCGCCATCCGCGTGCGCACGCTGCAGATCGCGCTGAACAAGGGCAGCCAGGCCGGAGTGAACGCTGACGTGGTGTTCACCAGCATTCAGGGTGGTCTCGCCAAGTACGCAATCAGCTTCACGTCGCCGACGCCGCTTTCCTCAGGCGGTGGCTCGGTGGGTGTTTCGGTACTGCGACCGGACGCACCTTTCTCGGGCACGAATGCCGTGATGAATGCGCTGAATGCATATGGCCGCACCGTGCAGGACAACACGCTCACGAAGATGACCCTCAATGGCTTGCCCGTGTCGGTCGCGTCCTTCCAGAGCGATGACTACCTGCGACAGACCACTGCTTCCGCGGGCAGCCTCACGGCAACCTCGGGAGGTGTACCGGGGCTCACGCCAGGCACCGTGACGACGGGCGACTTCGTCAATGTCCTGCCGTCGGTTAACGACCACAACCAGATCGTGCTTGCCTACTGGGCCGACAGTTCGAAGCTCAATGGCCCCTTTACATCCGCTTCGGTTGGCTCCGGTCAGACCCAGCAGCAGATCCAGCTCGCGCACACGATTGGCAGCAAGGATGATCAGACCGTGGCCCTTGCCGATGGCCAGACGATCGTGCTCTACGGCGCGATGACGGATCACTCTGACAGCACCACCAACGCAGGCATTGGCGGCGTGACTGGCACCTGGAACAAGGCAAAGACCTTCCAGGTAATCATGCTCACCGCCACCGTCGTTCCCTCCATGTGA
- a CDS encoding toxin co-regulated pilus biosynthesis Q family protein: protein MNVTIPTHQRTRAIVQVLAAVALVCVTSVSNAAIDPEQSGVVPLAGDGWQILAPALAPAKPVESIAQPAVPATPSAAPALPVTIAATLTLASTPMGDVPDVLPGAPSGSASALTLTVTPQDVNLRDALDRWLQKQGWQLAWKIDDDLPLEFNATFSGEFTSVLEQVMQATNHMRTPTRVCRHTNNVIRVIARAANCKD, encoded by the coding sequence ATGAACGTGACCATTCCGACTCACCAACGTACCCGCGCCATCGTGCAGGTCCTCGCTGCCGTCGCGCTTGTCTGTGTGACAAGCGTGTCCAACGCGGCGATCGATCCGGAACAGTCAGGGGTTGTGCCGCTTGCCGGTGATGGCTGGCAGATCCTCGCGCCCGCACTGGCACCTGCGAAGCCGGTTGAATCAATTGCGCAGCCGGCGGTTCCGGCTACGCCGAGTGCAGCGCCCGCGCTGCCGGTCACCATCGCGGCGACGCTGACGCTGGCATCAACGCCAATGGGGGACGTCCCGGACGTGCTTCCCGGTGCACCTTCCGGGTCTGCCAGCGCGCTGACCCTTACGGTGACGCCGCAGGACGTCAACCTGCGCGATGCGCTTGACCGCTGGCTGCAGAAGCAGGGCTGGCAGCTCGCCTGGAAGATCGACGACGATCTGCCGCTGGAGTTCAACGCGACTTTCTCGGGCGAGTTCACGTCGGTGCTCGAACAGGTCATGCAGGCGACCAACCACATGCGTACGCCCACGCGCGTTTGCCGACATACCAACAACGTCATTCGCGTGATCGCGCGGGCGGCCAACTGCAAGGACTGA
- a CDS encoding lytic transglycosylase domain-containing protein has product MSLAAVLAGLASTTVCRADCIDDAAAYHHISAQLVHAIAQHESGMRASAVNVNGNGTEDIGLMQINSSWLPALARYGIRRENLFNACVNAYVGAWILASNIRQFGPTWKAVGAYNAVSSSKQLVYANAIYRRLQRQGQ; this is encoded by the coding sequence ATGTCGCTCGCGGCCGTTCTCGCAGGCCTTGCGTCGACGACTGTCTGCCGCGCGGACTGCATTGACGATGCGGCGGCCTATCACCACATCAGCGCGCAACTCGTCCATGCGATCGCACAGCACGAGTCGGGCATGCGCGCGAGCGCCGTCAACGTGAACGGCAACGGGACCGAAGACATCGGTCTGATGCAGATCAACTCGTCATGGTTGCCGGCGCTTGCGCGCTACGGCATCCGCCGCGAGAACCTCTTTAACGCTTGCGTGAACGCCTATGTTGGCGCCTGGATTCTCGCCTCGAACATCAGGCAGTTCGGCCCGACCTGGAAAGCCGTGGGTGCGTACAACGCCGTCTCCTCCTCGAAGCAGTTGGTGTACGCCAACGCGATTTATCGACGTCTGCAGCGACAAGGCCAATGA
- a CDS encoding TrbG/VirB9 family P-type conjugative transfer protein: MKRTLTRIAIVCLASLNAMAGHAANTDPFDFDYEIMGGITESPALIFNDGTKTYIQPRAGQVITAVGGHTEGPYVVVDGTPETISYTVAGHSATARWTRANSFIGGKGALASARDDQPSAFDGFTNRLVLIGAHSRLEPVRNVSSTMPVSNVVKALVPQGWTGSAQKDVDLTDTVTFATREGENWMQALDRLMTQTGLYADIDFGTRHVRLHRDTPKSGALNYAAGGRETGGPNETGLNVKGKPDGMAMAVSAAAAASQGSLLAQDFGAQAIRDGDDTHTQIRFASKPAKELSFRTPEGRSLHPKWDGDTNVMTVERADRFVVSDGTTSVEVARTAGTVYDFDKGSPAHLEAVFDQEGQTYFKFADSVVQVHVADVRHLGSGEQKGRYYHFDGTAGQFIVTADGNTVNVTRRHDVKYFEHAAGTKNVPATAPDASPATAVAKS; this comes from the coding sequence ATGAAGCGCACTCTTACCCGTATTGCGATTGTCTGCCTCGCCTCGCTCAACGCGATGGCCGGCCACGCGGCGAACACCGATCCGTTCGATTTCGACTACGAGATCATGGGCGGGATCACCGAGAGTCCGGCGCTGATCTTCAACGACGGGACGAAGACCTATATCCAGCCACGGGCAGGGCAGGTAATCACCGCCGTCGGTGGACATACCGAAGGGCCATACGTGGTGGTCGACGGCACGCCTGAGACGATCAGCTACACCGTCGCGGGACATTCCGCCACGGCACGCTGGACGAGGGCCAACAGCTTTATCGGTGGCAAGGGCGCGCTGGCGTCCGCACGCGACGATCAGCCCTCTGCATTCGATGGTTTCACCAACCGTCTTGTGCTTATCGGCGCGCATTCGCGGCTCGAGCCCGTACGCAACGTCAGTTCGACGATGCCGGTTTCCAATGTTGTGAAGGCGCTGGTTCCGCAGGGTTGGACCGGCTCTGCGCAGAAGGACGTGGACCTGACGGATACGGTGACGTTCGCAACCCGCGAAGGCGAAAACTGGATGCAGGCGCTCGACCGCCTGATGACGCAGACCGGACTGTATGCCGACATCGATTTCGGCACGCGCCACGTGCGTCTGCATCGCGACACGCCCAAGTCGGGCGCGCTGAACTATGCGGCCGGTGGGCGCGAGACAGGTGGGCCAAACGAGACTGGTCTCAACGTCAAGGGCAAGCCTGACGGGATGGCGATGGCAGTCAGCGCGGCCGCAGCTGCATCTCAAGGGTCGCTGCTTGCCCAGGACTTTGGTGCTCAGGCGATCCGCGACGGCGACGACACGCACACGCAGATCCGCTTTGCATCGAAGCCGGCGAAGGAGCTGAGCTTTCGCACGCCTGAGGGGCGTTCCCTTCATCCGAAGTGGGATGGGGACACGAACGTGATGACGGTCGAGCGGGCTGACCGCTTCGTTGTGTCGGATGGCACGACGAGTGTTGAAGTGGCGCGAACCGCTGGCACGGTGTACGACTTCGACAAGGGCAGCCCGGCGCACCTGGAGGCCGTGTTCGACCAGGAAGGGCAGACGTACTTCAAGTTTGCCGACTCGGTCGTGCAGGTGCACGTCGCGGACGTGCGGCATCTCGGTTCGGGTGAGCAGAAGGGCCGCTACTACCATTTCGACGGCACGGCCGGTCAGTTCATCGTCACGGCCGACGGCAACACGGTGAACGTGACGCGCCGGCACGACGTGAAGTATTTCGAGCATGCGGCAGGAACGAAGAACGTACCCGCCACGGCCCCCGACGCCTCTCCCGCTACCGCGGTGGCCAAGTCATGA
- a CDS encoding transglycosylase SLT domain-containing protein, whose product MIRRLLLAIPLALAVNLCDASTIAAVISPSSLVLAEGHARNLVALDGKPVFYCGLGAFTSWATPLVGQPVHSNADSGITVTVDSREVSLEALLVSKGWLQPTRLDDEAQAAVTEGRGGWACASATAPFELMHTSVDPKVLAGIALNESGLNGRAWPWTLNVAGQGLFFRTRADAWRAIETLIAAHRCDFDVGLMQVNWCYHSERFASPWEALAPATNIRVAEDILNENYSKTHSVARAIAYYHSANPAPGQAYLERFERHLNQIEAGL is encoded by the coding sequence ATGATTAGGCGGCTCCTTCTGGCGATCCCGCTCGCACTTGCGGTCAACCTTTGCGATGCATCGACCATTGCTGCGGTCATCAGCCCGTCGAGCCTCGTGCTTGCTGAAGGGCATGCCCGTAACCTGGTAGCGCTTGATGGGAAGCCGGTCTTCTATTGCGGCCTCGGCGCATTTACCTCATGGGCGACGCCGCTCGTCGGCCAGCCCGTGCACAGCAACGCGGACTCGGGCATCACCGTGACCGTCGATTCGCGCGAGGTGTCACTGGAGGCGCTGCTGGTCAGCAAGGGCTGGCTGCAGCCGACGCGTCTTGACGACGAGGCGCAGGCGGCAGTCACCGAAGGTCGAGGCGGCTGGGCGTGTGCCAGCGCGACGGCGCCATTCGAGCTGATGCATACGAGCGTTGACCCGAAGGTGCTAGCCGGCATCGCCCTGAATGAGTCCGGTCTGAACGGACGTGCATGGCCGTGGACGCTCAACGTGGCAGGGCAGGGGCTGTTCTTCAGGACGCGGGCCGATGCATGGCGGGCGATCGAGACGCTCATCGCCGCTCATCGTTGTGATTTCGATGTAGGCCTGATGCAGGTGAACTGGTGCTATCACTCGGAGCGCTTTGCCTCACCCTGGGAAGCGCTTGCGCCCGCAACCAACATCCGTGTGGCAGAGGACATCCTCAACGAGAACTACAGCAAGACTCACTCGGTGGCCAGGGCCATCGCGTACTACCACAGTGCCAACCCGGCTCCGGGACAGGCTTACCTTGAGCGCTTCGAGCGCCATCTCAACCAGATTGAAGCTGGGCTATGA
- a CDS encoding TrbI/VirB10 family protein, with product MTQQNGNMPNDPGAIVKGKSPRNALIGVGVVAAFVIGAIGFYYQVKASSQAEEEARLQKKAKAAEVVDRSNSTQDVDKIIADQQSAARREAAAQARAASTPAGAPATSHMTPSLTADNFIQDQRNAELSRENHADNIYVSPIFPTGVKVKDQAPQPQATLPGIVTPQQMALQQAAAQQAALGSASAQAADLLAGKLGQPAARPSTQQHDTDFIKSAAARSEGGQDFASAGFVGQGRGCTLSPPHHIPVLSIEALNSDRPGTAALVVEQDVYDSIRGDCLMIPKGTMITAPYSSDIQPGQESILVAATEMRLPNGKHVPLYGGQGADADGTAGFSGDVNEHFLKIYGTSFLTAILLNHFESGTTSTTTGPLGVTQVGGTAGQVAAQTSQSILGRYQNIPPTITTGPGERRFMIKVNRDIHLEPYRDD from the coding sequence ATGACACAGCAGAACGGGAACATGCCGAACGACCCGGGCGCGATCGTCAAGGGTAAGTCGCCGCGTAACGCCCTCATTGGCGTTGGCGTGGTCGCCGCGTTCGTGATCGGCGCGATCGGCTTCTACTACCAGGTCAAGGCGAGTAGCCAGGCTGAAGAAGAAGCACGTCTGCAGAAGAAGGCGAAGGCAGCGGAAGTGGTGGACAGGAGCAACAGCACACAGGACGTTGACAAAATCATTGCCGATCAACAGTCTGCCGCGCGCCGAGAGGCGGCCGCCCAGGCTCGCGCTGCTTCCACACCGGCTGGAGCACCTGCTACATCGCACATGACGCCTTCGCTGACGGCCGATAACTTCATTCAGGACCAGCGCAACGCCGAGCTGTCTCGCGAGAACCACGCGGACAACATCTATGTTTCGCCGATTTTCCCGACTGGCGTGAAGGTCAAGGATCAGGCGCCACAGCCACAAGCCACGCTGCCCGGCATCGTGACGCCGCAGCAGATGGCTTTGCAGCAGGCCGCCGCCCAGCAGGCGGCGCTTGGTTCGGCGAGCGCCCAGGCGGCTGACCTGCTTGCGGGCAAACTCGGGCAGCCCGCGGCCAGGCCGAGCACCCAGCAGCACGACACGGATTTCATCAAGAGCGCCGCCGCGCGGTCGGAAGGTGGGCAGGACTTCGCGTCGGCTGGCTTCGTTGGACAGGGGCGCGGCTGCACGCTGTCGCCACCGCATCACATTCCGGTGCTGTCGATCGAAGCCCTGAACTCCGACAGGCCGGGTACGGCCGCACTCGTGGTCGAACAGGACGTGTACGACAGCATACGGGGCGACTGCCTGATGATTCCGAAGGGCACGATGATTACCGCGCCCTACAGTTCGGACATCCAGCCTGGACAGGAAAGCATTCTGGTTGCCGCAACCGAGATGCGCCTGCCCAACGGCAAGCATGTGCCGCTCTACGGCGGTCAGGGTGCGGACGCGGACGGCACTGCTGGCTTCTCTGGAGACGTCAACGAGCACTTCCTCAAGATCTACGGGACGTCGTTCCTGACCGCGATCCTGCTCAATCATTTCGAGAGTGGCACTACGTCAACCACGACCGGCCCGCTCGGGGTGACCCAGGTGGGCGGCACGGCAGGGCAGGTTGCGGCGCAAACGTCGCAATCGATCCTCGGCCGCTATCAGAACATTCCGCCGACCATCACCACCGGTCCGGGCGAGCGGCGCTTCATGATCAAGGTGAATCGCGATATCCATCTGGAGCCGTATCGCGATGATTAG
- a CDS encoding TrbG/VirB9 family P-type conjugative transfer protein: MNHFRKLAPWIAVASCFVGAPAFAAKTVSAASPLSREIANAVADPMSPVNPYNTGVDPITMPGDARMAVFSYSRDQIYRIMTAPLKTTTIELARGEALVTEPALGDSIQWIVDTDGANHVFIKPTKPGLVNTVHLSTNMREYDMTLVSSPMGGLFYQTVRFNYPGSLMAKVRAREESSGEQSGAGAGSGTDSGPIGVSPDKLNFDYTVSGSAPFKPETVFDDGKSVWLRLPAGAPFAVPIIKEHGDNVSPNFIRRGQYIVVQQLADEIVLRAADDEVTVKHGRRGLFGY; the protein is encoded by the coding sequence ATGAACCACTTCCGCAAGCTCGCTCCCTGGATCGCTGTCGCCTCGTGCTTCGTGGGTGCGCCAGCGTTTGCCGCGAAGACCGTCAGCGCGGCTTCGCCACTGTCCCGCGAAATCGCAAACGCCGTGGCCGATCCGATGAGTCCGGTGAATCCCTACAACACAGGTGTTGATCCGATCACCATGCCGGGCGACGCGCGCATGGCCGTGTTTTCCTACAGCCGCGACCAGATCTACCGCATCATGACCGCGCCGCTGAAGACAACCACGATCGAGCTCGCAAGGGGAGAGGCACTGGTGACCGAACCCGCGCTTGGCGATTCGATCCAGTGGATCGTGGACACCGACGGTGCGAACCACGTATTCATCAAGCCAACGAAGCCGGGTCTGGTCAATACCGTGCATCTGAGCACGAACATGCGCGAGTACGACATGACGCTTGTGTCCTCGCCGATGGGCGGTCTGTTTTACCAGACCGTCCGCTTCAACTATCCCGGCTCGCTCATGGCCAAGGTTCGGGCCCGCGAAGAAAGCAGTGGCGAGCAATCGGGCGCAGGCGCTGGATCGGGGACCGACTCAGGCCCGATCGGCGTATCACCCGACAAGCTCAATTTTGACTACACGGTCTCAGGCTCGGCCCCGTTCAAACCGGAGACGGTATTCGACGACGGCAAGTCTGTGTGGCTGAGACTGCCAGCCGGTGCACCTTTCGCGGTGCCGATCATCAAGGAACACGGCGACAACGTGAGCCCGAACTTTATCCGCCGCGGGCAGTACATCGTGGTGCAGCAGCTGGCCGATGAGATCGTGCTGCGGGCTGCGGACGATGAGGTGACGGTGAAGCACGGCCGGCGTGGCCTCTTCGGCTACTGA
- a CDS encoding type IV secretion system protein, which translates to MRLFRSKKQIALSTAPGGYSKDDPEGLIFDSGTRLRVEANHWKVFCFILAFIAGGAVYTRNPAPSEVKAYGVSSDAGGHPVVTRLAAYKPDDQAIRTSLRESVERWFTIEPVMTDDIQTSRMARNINGVKAQMTGNARNQFGDWLKSDAPFQAITLNPKLVREVRITSVSLLDDSTAVVEFTTSTTQSPTDKPVVQKYALTWRYQIVPPSQEDALGANPYGIFFPLFTLQKTA; encoded by the coding sequence ATGCGTCTTTTTAGAAGCAAAAAGCAGATTGCCCTTTCCACCGCCCCGGGCGGCTACTCCAAAGATGATCCCGAGGGGTTGATCTTCGATAGCGGCACGCGCCTGCGTGTCGAGGCGAATCACTGGAAGGTGTTCTGTTTCATCCTCGCCTTCATTGCCGGCGGCGCCGTCTACACGCGTAACCCAGCCCCCTCCGAGGTGAAGGCCTACGGGGTGTCGTCCGATGCGGGTGGCCATCCGGTCGTCACGCGGCTCGCAGCCTACAAGCCTGACGACCAGGCAATCCGCACGTCTCTTCGCGAATCGGTCGAGCGGTGGTTCACGATCGAGCCGGTCATGACCGATGACATCCAGACCTCGCGCATGGCCCGCAACATCAACGGCGTCAAAGCGCAGATGACGGGTAACGCGCGAAACCAGTTTGGTGACTGGCTCAAATCCGACGCACCGTTTCAGGCGATCACGCTGAACCCCAAGCTGGTTCGCGAAGTGAGGATCACGAGCGTCTCGCTCCTCGACGATTCGACCGCCGTCGTGGAATTCACGACGAGCACCACACAAAGCCCGACCGACAAGCCGGTCGTCCAGAAGTACGCGCTGACCTGGCGCTACCAGATCGTGCCGCCCTCCCAGGAGGACGCGCTCGGGGCCAATCCGTACGGGATCTTCTTCCCGCTCTTCACTCTGCAGAAGACCGCCTGA
- a CDS encoding replication initiation protein — MSTEVSARATSRQMSLELFEEMLATDTPIHKSTKEIGYQRNNVFVDVTDVGVTARRLLDAAHFIVAQEPTTPKYYDVELSYFRWLMRYDSYNYKHLRAVVSEAQKALIQVSAAPPGSTSTEDEKWVSVQLLGIVGIDKGRITFEVPQPLIRHIKDPEKSHWLSLRITSAFTLTYARAIYDHVIAYVMDGITDWFEIDVIRNWPGKAGSSATVFKYFKRDSLEPAVKQINEVSDIELSYETRTESPKSKKIDRIRFRLSRKGGADTVRASLIGLKETYTTLKNEFGFTEKQFNVISQNRAIWSDDRILDAIEYTRAKIDDAKVVKSPAGYLMKALTEGYKLSEAERRMKTVLAQKATEEQAEVTARTTTRLAVEANSAAREEEAKLRLAEEVRAGREAFDQCDARARKDLMRAYIASPSGKLAIKRLKLNVATIGEADVLNHADLSFAFYHFVYLRNKPKAARARA; from the coding sequence ATGTCAACCGAGGTATCGGCACGCGCCACGTCGCGCCAGATGTCGCTCGAGCTGTTTGAGGAAATGTTGGCGACCGACACGCCGATCCATAAGTCCACCAAGGAAATCGGCTATCAGCGGAACAACGTTTTCGTCGATGTCACGGACGTCGGAGTCACCGCGCGTCGCCTGCTTGACGCAGCGCACTTCATCGTGGCGCAGGAGCCGACCACACCAAAATATTACGATGTCGAACTGAGCTACTTCAGGTGGCTCATGCGTTACGACAGCTACAACTACAAGCACCTGAGAGCAGTCGTATCCGAAGCACAGAAGGCCCTCATTCAGGTGTCTGCGGCGCCCCCGGGCAGCACCTCCACTGAAGACGAAAAATGGGTATCCGTGCAATTGCTCGGCATTGTCGGTATCGACAAAGGACGCATAACGTTTGAAGTCCCCCAACCGCTCATCCGCCACATCAAGGACCCGGAAAAGTCGCACTGGTTGAGCCTTCGCATCACGTCGGCCTTCACCCTCACTTACGCACGCGCAATCTATGACCACGTCATTGCGTACGTGATGGACGGCATCACCGATTGGTTTGAAATCGACGTGATCCGAAACTGGCCTGGCAAAGCGGGCTCCAGCGCGACAGTCTTCAAGTATTTCAAGCGGGACAGTCTTGAGCCTGCAGTGAAACAAATCAACGAGGTCTCTGACATCGAGCTGAGCTACGAGACGCGCACCGAAAGTCCGAAGTCCAAGAAGATTGACCGGATACGCTTCAGGCTTTCCAGAAAGGGAGGGGCCGACACTGTCCGCGCGAGCCTGATTGGGTTGAAGGAAACCTACACCACATTGAAAAACGAATTCGGCTTCACGGAAAAGCAGTTCAACGTCATCTCGCAGAACCGCGCCATCTGGTCCGATGACCGCATCCTGGATGCAATCGAATACACCCGAGCAAAGATCGATGACGCGAAGGTGGTAAAGAGTCCGGCGGGCTATCTCATGAAGGCCCTCACTGAGGGCTACAAGCTTTCAGAGGCTGAGCGCCGGATGAAAACGGTACTGGCCCAGAAAGCCACGGAAGAGCAGGCGGAGGTGACTGCCAGAACTACCACGAGACTCGCGGTTGAAGCGAACAGCGCAGCTCGTGAGGAAGAAGCGAAGCTGCGATTGGCCGAGGAGGTCCGCGCTGGTCGCGAAGCTTTTGACCAGTGCGACGCACGTGCGAGGAAAGACCTCATGCGCGCTTACATAGCGTCTCCGTCTGGCAAGCTGGCCATCAAGCGTCTCAAATTAAACGTAGCCACCATTGGCGAGGCAGACGTGCTCAACCACGCAGACCTTTCCTTCGCCTTTTACCACTTCGTGTACCTGCGCAACAAACCCAAGGCAGCTCGAGCGCGCGCCTGA
- a CDS encoding AAA family ATPase: MSKAEFPAITRRVTLGELAGFAETLNTLTEDLRNSILTPKPRKAAPSFTTAEVAELCGLDRTKIHYQATREGSTLPLGEASGTGRSRHFTLAEARTYVQQLSEIYQSPLVTGSRGADGKVILVANFKGGSTKTTTSMCLAQGLSLRGRRVLAIDLDPQASLSELCGLYAEKEVDEDSTVLPFIYDQTIEGGLSSFIKQTYWDGLDVIAAHPSLFSAEFYIPSMLKSKPSFQFWAILREGLASLRSQYDYIILDTAPSLSYLTLNALMAADSMVMPLVPESLDFISSVSFWGLFSDIARNFMEREANKAYDFISVILSKVDNSPTSSASVVRPWTQRAYGDWLTTTEIPASSAMSSGALALSTVFDLSKKDASSKTVERVRQPLREYCKWIDDMYVEQWRLGK, translated from the coding sequence ATGTCCAAAGCAGAATTCCCTGCAATTACGCGAAGAGTGACCCTGGGCGAGCTTGCGGGTTTCGCGGAGACCCTTAACACGCTCACGGAGGACTTGCGTAACAGTATCTTGACGCCGAAACCGCGAAAGGCGGCTCCTTCATTCACCACGGCGGAGGTCGCCGAACTTTGCGGACTGGATCGCACGAAGATTCATTACCAGGCCACCCGCGAAGGGAGCACGTTGCCATTGGGGGAGGCATCGGGTACCGGGCGTAGCCGCCATTTCACTCTCGCTGAAGCGCGAACCTACGTGCAGCAGCTATCTGAAATATATCAGTCGCCGCTGGTCACCGGGTCACGCGGTGCGGACGGAAAGGTCATCCTGGTCGCCAACTTCAAAGGTGGTTCGACTAAGACAACGACATCAATGTGTCTTGCGCAGGGATTGTCGCTCCGCGGTCGGCGGGTGCTCGCCATCGACCTGGACCCGCAGGCATCACTTTCCGAGCTATGTGGGCTGTATGCAGAGAAGGAGGTTGATGAGGATTCGACGGTGTTGCCGTTCATCTATGACCAGACGATCGAAGGCGGGCTGTCATCATTCATCAAGCAGACCTACTGGGACGGTCTGGACGTGATCGCAGCACACCCCTCCTTGTTCAGTGCGGAGTTCTACATCCCGTCGATGCTCAAGAGTAAGCCCAGCTTTCAATTCTGGGCAATCCTCCGGGAGGGTCTTGCGTCGCTTCGCAGCCAGTACGACTACATCATTCTCGATACGGCGCCTTCATTGTCCTATCTGACGCTCAATGCGTTGATGGCTGCGGATTCAATGGTCATGCCGCTGGTTCCGGAAAGTCTCGACTTCATCAGTTCAGTGTCATTCTGGGGCCTATTCTCCGACATCGCGCGCAACTTCATGGAGAGAGAGGCAAACAAGGCCTACGACTTCATTTCGGTCATCCTCTCAAAAGTCGATAACAGCCCGACGTCGTCGGCTTCCGTCGTTCGTCCGTGGACTCAACGGGCCTACGGCGATTGGCTGACGACAACCGAAATTCCGGCAAGCTCGGCGATGAGTAGCGGCGCGCTTGCCTTGTCGACGGTGTTTGACTTGAGCAAGAAAGACGCGAGTTCGAAGACTGTCGAGCGGGTCCGTCAGCCGCTCAGGGAATACTGCAAGTGGATTGACGACATGTACGTCGAACAGTGGAGGCTCGGTAAATGA